In the Drosophila gunungcola strain Sukarami unplaced genomic scaffold, Dgunungcola_SK_2 000001F, whole genome shotgun sequence genome, one interval contains:
- the LOC128263538 gene encoding sorting nexin-29 produces MPENGYISAPTEAAFRSMRCQLAGSTFGQRREDIFRRLQECAHQILQAYGGKELASDRDELVLELCDSLEELLSYGLRQSTSAVFSAASFIQNMQEMVSGNAGGGSNNNEYTFWEFCQTHLTPHERQRYEDLKQIWTNLGRGRAFIRASLNERRLHSHVLSWLSDEEKLHRFYTPWSLLLNDEVAKKLPEIINSLGDVFFALNVDTTELNAPRRSAATVPAREEPIIYAPEPVPVRRRQERCPGDAVERPIEGSSSTEDLLGALKPIESVEVQQLLSKDAIELELAKSVDEVSLGPFDPIEPELEFLKTPLPEICPPATATAEPDLFEDRSDTSSQWSKSSSSANCVTNSQQQAALEQQMNQLSERCAFLETRVAELNLQNRLLIRRLTKQFEETGIDPSSSLCSNFLITIPQVKLTKTQRSGSHYTYEVHITMRERLEHWTLFRRYSDFNKLHKTLLKTHPVVSAVEFPPKKHFGNMNLVFVEERRQQLQIYLLNLVEALPQVEACKSKAELQKVFPFFRDR; encoded by the coding sequence ATGCCAGAAAATGGGTACATCTCGGCGCCCACAGAGGCTGCATTTCGGAGCATGCGCTGCCAACTGGCTGGCAGCACTTTTGGCCAACGACGCGAGGACATCTTTCGTCGCCTTCAGGAATGTGCGCATCAAATTTTGCAAGCTTACGGCGGAAAAGAGCTCGCCTCGGACCGTGATGAGCTGGTCCTGGAACTCTGCGATTCCCTCGAGGAGCTGCTGTCCTACGGACTGAGGCAATCGACCAGTGCCGTCTTTAGTGCCGCCAGTTTCATCCAGAACATGCAAGAAATGGTGTCCGGAAATGCGGGCGgaggcagcaacaacaatgaatACACTTTCTGGGAGTTTTGCCAGACGCATTTGACGCCCCACGAACGTCAGCGATACGAGGACCTAAAGCAGATTTGGACCAACTTGGGCAGGGGGCGTGCTTTCATTCGCGCCTCGCTGAACGAAAGGCGACTGCATAGCCATGTACTTTCCTGGCTGAGCGACGAGGAGAAACTGCATCGTTTCTACACACCCTGGTCGCTGTTGTTAAATGATGAGGTGGCCAAGAAGCTGCCAGAGATCATAAACTCCCTCGGAGATGTTTTTTTCGCACTCAATGTTGACACCACGGAGCTAAATGCGCCCAGGAGATCGGCGGCAACGGTTCCCGCCAGAGAGGAACCTATTATATATGCCCCCGAACCAGTGCCTGTGAGGAGGCGCCAAGAAAGATGTCCTGGCGATGCCGTGGAGAGACCCATTGAGGGCAGCAGCTCCACAGAGGATTTGCTGGGTGCCCTGAAGCCCATTGAGTCGGTGGAGGTGCAGCAACTGCTGTCGAAGGATGCAATTGAATTGGAGTTGGCCAAGTCTGTGGATGAAGTCAGTCTGGGTCCCTTTGATCCCATTGAACCTGAGTTGGAGTTCCTTAAGACGCCCCTGCCAGAGATTTGTCCACCGGCTACTGCCACTGCAGAGCCAGATCTTTTTGAAGACCGCAGCGATACGTCTTCGCAATGGAGTAAGTCCTCCTCCTCTGCGAATTGCGTGACTAACAGCCAGCAACAGGCAGCGCTGGAGCAGCAGATGAATCAGCTAAGCGAAAGATGCGCCTTCCTCGAAACGCGCGTGGCCGAGCTTAATCTTCAGAACCGCCTGCTCATCCGAAGGCTTACCAAACAGTTCGAGGAGACCGGCATCGATCCCAGCTCATCGCTTTGCTCCAACTTCCTGATAACCATTCCACAAGTGAAGCTAACCAAGACGCAGCGATCCGGATCCCACTACACCTACGAGGTTCACATCACGATGCGAGAGCGTTTGGAGCATTGGACGCTGTTCAGACGGTACAGCGACTTTAACAAGCTCCACAAAACACTGCTGAAAACCCATCCGGTGGTCAGTGCAGTGGAATTTCCACCCAAGAAACATTTCGGCAACATGAACCTGGTCTTCGTGGAGGAACGGCGACAGCAATTGCAGATATATCTGCTCAATCTTGTTGAAGCGCTGCCGCAAGTGGAGGCCTGCAAGTCCAAAGCCGAGCTGCAGAAGGTCTTCCCCTTCTTTAGGGATAGGTAG
- the LOC128263543 gene encoding UDP-N-acetylglucosamine--dolichyl-phosphate N-acetylglucosaminephosphotransferase, with the protein MSAVAIAINAAISGAAYCMTVRMIPRFREMFIKANLFGNDLCKKDKPQVPESFGVLIGCVFLVSLFLFIPIPFAFDEAAATDAVTGGKPDTFPHDKFVELIAALLSICCMIFLGFADDVLDLRWRHKLLLPTIATLPLLMVYYVNYNSTTVIMPNFARDLFGTSLNIGVLYYVFMGMLAVFCTNAINILAGINGLEVGQSLIIAGSILLFNAIELFLGHQVDSHIFSIYFMLPFLATTLALWKFNKYPSQVFVGDTYCYFAGMTFAVVGILGHFSKTLLLFFLPQILNFLYSTPQLFHFVPCPRHRLPKYDSKTDLLHISTTEFRLEDLNAPGRLMVTVLRNLRLISWHTKADGVIRTNNFTLINFVLVVFGPVHERVVTQMLMGFQVLCTLIALTIRYPLANYFYAKT; encoded by the exons ATGTCGGCAGTAGCCATAGCCATAAACGCAGCCATTTCGGGCGCTGCCTACTGCATGACGGTGCGGATGATTCCCCGCTTCCGGGAGATGTTCATCAAGGCCAATCTCTTTGGCAACGATTTGTGCAAGAAGGACAAGCCACAGGT CCCCGAGTCCTTTGGCGTCCTGATTGGCTGTGTGTTCCTCGTCTCCTTGTTTCTGTTCATACCCATTCCCTTCGCCTTCGATGAGGCGGCTGCCACGGATGCAGTTACCGGCGGAAAGCCAGACACCTTTCCACACGACAAG TTCGTGGAGTTGATTGCCGCCCTGCTGTCCATTTGCTGCATGATCTTTCTGGGCTTTGCCGACGACGTTTTGGATCTGCGATGGCGCCACAAGCTGCTATTGCCCACCATCGCCACGTTACCACTGCTCATGGTGTACTATGTCAACTATAACTCCACCACGGTCATCATGCCGAACTTTGCGAGGGATCTGTTTGGAACCTCTTTGAACATTG gtGTCCTATACTATGTCTTTATGGGAATGTTGGCGGTGTTCTGCACAAATGCCATCAACATCCTGGCGGGCATCAACGGTCTGGAAGTGGGACAGTCATTGATCATTGCTGGATCCATTTTGCTGTTCAATGCCATTGAACTGTTCCTGGGCCATCAGGTGGATTCGCATATATTCTCCATTTATTTCATGCTGCCATTCCTGGCAACCACTCTGGCGCTCTGGAAGTTCAACAA ATACCCATCGCAGGTGTTTGTTGGAGACACGTACTGCTACTTTGCGGGCATGACCTTCGCCGTGGTCGGCATCCTGGGGCATTTCAGCAAGACCCTGCTCCTGTTCTTCCTGCCACAGATCCTGAACTTCCTGTACTCCACCCCGCAGCTGTTCCACTTTGTGCCCTGTCCCCGCCACCGGCTGCCCAAGTACGACAGCAAGACGGATCTGCTGCACATCAGCACCACGGAGTTCCGACTGGAGGATCTCAACGCTCCGGGCCGCCTGATGGTCACAGTCTTGCGGAATTTGCGACTGATTAGCTGGCACACCAAAGCGGACGGAGTCATCAGGACCAACAACTTCACCCTCATCAACTTTGTGCTGGTCGTCTTCGGACCGGTTCATGAGCGAGTGGTTACCCAGATGCTGATGGGCTTCCAGGTGCTGTGCACACTGATTGCCCTGACCATTCGCTACCCACTGGCCAACTACTTCTACGCTAAAACTTAA
- the LOC128263539 gene encoding uncharacterized protein LOC128263539, with protein sequence MVRSTIQIQAAHSHIHTQTTGAGMGRLAITKKLVLWTVLVLQVGFIGCIWLLQMGHSPDSQQQRSALDGQIGGRVNFVTAGGARKSKSSPSSGAETRCAQQQQQENVNRYDRDFYQMKSDPQNESPLPDYNVPAYVDAEMGLTPALWCYREGTINESRRLNDVDYLMTQPQCKCESGWHGRDCGQPEIIWRALMTSSRVSKRSGSTPLQLTVASSTSLHRLFYMLELGAWEHLSLELLELQIRALIEVVDYFLIYYVSNASKERMLESMLGGQTNYVLHRCSSESECSSAKAFSHFRRQLWQQCGMQMQAQDLLLHGDSGSVYAPAALKFLKYYAKDVLPLTFRLKYNVYGFYWQHPKKTLLNGVISSLGHLYSAQLDTHRLQRLASSTLGDLNHYGGWNCELCLPPEQIVLLLQSSNQQKLPVKLPNDTRNAHIDAAYVQLLIANGGHIDGTSHLLRLREQSEKYFAPEEALTHSSQYGQLLVNLYDADVLEDLQEED encoded by the coding sequence ATGGTGCGGAGCACAATCCAGATCCAGGCAGCCCACAGCCACATCCACACCCAGACAACAGGAGCCGGCATGGGCCGCCTGGCCATAACCAAAAAGCTGGTGCTCTGGACGGTGCTGGTGCTGCAGGTGGGCTTCATTGGCTGCATCTGGCTGCTGCAGATGGGTCACTCCCCGGACTCACAGCAGCAGCGGAGTGCCCTGGATGGGCAGATTGGCGGCCGGGTGAACTTCGTGACCGCCGGCGGAGCAAGGAAATCCAAATCCTCCCCGTCAAGTGGTGCGGAAACGCGCTgtgcccagcagcagcagcaggaaaatGTCAACCGCTACGACAGGGACTTTTACCAAATGAAGTCGGACCCGCAGAACGAATCGCCCCTCCCGGACTACAATGTGCCCGCCTATGTGGACGCCGAGATGGGCCTGACGCCCGCCCTCTGGTGCTATCGCGAGGGCACCATCAACGAGAGCCGTCGCCTTAACGATGTGGACTACCTGATGACCCAGCCGCAGTGCAAATGTGAAAGCGGCTGGCATGGAAGGGACTGCGGCCAGCCCGAGATCATATGGCGAGCCCTGATGACGTCCAGTCGGGTCAGCAAACGCAGCGGCAGCACACCCCTTCAACTGACTGTGGCCAGTTCCACGTCCCTGCACCGCCTGTTCTACATGCTGGAACTGGGAGCCTGGGAACACCTCAGCCTGGAACTCCTCGAGTTGCAGATTCGAGCCCTCATCGAGGTGGTGGACTACTTTCTCATCTACTACGTGAGCAACGCCAGCAAGGAGCGGATGCTGGAGAGCATGCTGGGCGGACAAACCAACTACGTGCTGCATCGCTGCTCTTCCGAGAGCGAGTGCAGCAGCGCAAAGGCCTTCAGTCACTTCAGGCGGCAGCTGTGGCAGCAGTGTGGCATGCAAATGCAAGCACAGGATCTGCTGCTCCACGGTGACAGTGGAAGCGTCTATGCGCCGGCGGCTCTCAAGTTTCTCAAATACTATGCCAAGGATGTACTGCCACTGACATTCCGTTTGAAGTACAACGTCTACGGATTCTACTGGCAGCACCCAAAAAAGACCCTGCTGAATGGGGTAATTAGTTCCTTGGGGCATCTCTACAGTGCCCAACTGGACACCCACCGACTGCAACGGCTGGCAAGCAGCACGTTGGGCGACCTCAACCACTACGGCGGATGGAACTGCGAGTTGTGTCTGCCGCCCGAACAGATTGTGCTCCTGCTGCAGAGCTCGAATCAGCAAAAGTTACCTGTGAAGCTGCCCAACGACACCCGAAATGCGCACATCGATGCCGCCTATGTGCAGCTGTTGATAGCCAATGGAGGTCACATCGATGGCACCTCGCACCTGCTCCGCTTGCGGGAGCAGAgcgaaaagtattttgctccGGAGGAGGCACTAACCCACAGCAGCCAGTATGGCCAGCTGTTAGTCAATCTGTACGATGCGGACGTTCTAGAGGATCTGCAAGAGGAGGACTAA
- the LOC128263546 gene encoding radial spoke head 1 homolog, with protein MATTELSEEDLSAPEEEEDVGPNIGLYIGGRNVAGQRHGRGWAILPNGDQYDGNYRKGRRHGIGLYVFKDGSRYYGQYRCGKRCGRGIFIYPDGSVYEGNWRKHVKHGKGRYNYVNGDTYSGDWFKGQRHGVGIYRFNSGPEVCCLSVRLKSTWNSNVRTGPFELYIGNEDKCTILHGTWDSLYPSGPAVFSFNNRYLLLGYFLPANYNFRAIGNETEVEDIEEPLDDEQGSDEPMAPTLWFAQEMAVYDFSLLPQEPVPLAISDSELSVCSLSTVPSIGSQERISWYGEGEEAEGEEGGEMECFPCECGLTDLSEVETESEVCKIDANPCAIEILKQPECPDP; from the exons ATGGCCACAACAGAATTGTCGGAGGAGGATCTTTCGGCTcccgaagaggaggaggacgtGGGACCCAACATTGGC CTCTATATAGGCGGTCGCAATGTGGCCGGACAGAGACACGGCAGAGGGTGGGCCATCCTGCCCAACGGGGATCAATACGATGGGAACTACCGGAAGGGTCGCCGCCATGGAATTGGGCTGTACGTGTTTAAGGACGGATCCCGGTACTACGGGCAGTACCGCTGCGGCAAACGGTGCGGGCGTGGCATCTTCATCTATCCGGACGGATCCGTGTACGAGGGCAACTGGCGCAAGCACGTGAAGCACGGCAAGGGGCGGTACAACTATGTGAACGGGGACACCTATTCCGGCGACTGGTTCAAGGGCCAACGGCACGGGGTGGGAATCTATCGCTTCAACAGCGGACCCGAAGTCTGCTGCCTGTCTGTGCGATTAAAGTCCACCTGGAACAGTAATGTGCGTACGGGTCCTTTCGAGCTGTACATCGGGAACGAGGACAAATGCACGATTCTCCATGGAACCTGGGACTCGTTGTACCCAAGTGGACCGGCTGTGTTCAGCTTTAACAACCGGTACCTGCTGCTGGGCTACTTCTTGCCCGCCAACTACAACTTCAGGGCGATCGGCAACGAAACGGAAGTGGAGGACATTGAGGAGCCGCTGGACGACGAGCAGGGCTCCGATGAGCCCATGGCGCCCACCCTTTGGTTTGCCCAGGAAATGGCCGTCTACGACTTCTCGCTGCTGCCGCAGGAGCCGGTTCCCCTGGCCATTTCCGACTCGGAGCTGTCCGTTTGCTCGCTGTCCACTGTACCGAGCATCGGCAGTCAGGAGCGGATCAGTTGGTACGGCGAGGGTGAGGAGGCCGAGGGCGAGGAGGGCGGCGAGATGGAGTGCTTTCCCTGCGAGTGTGGCCTCACCGATCTCAGTGAGGTGGAGACGGAGAGCGAGGTGTGCAAGATCGACGCCAATCCGTGTGCCATCGAAATCCTCAAGCAGCCCGAGTGCCCCGATCCCTAA
- the LOC128263533 gene encoding uncharacterized protein LOC128263533, translating to MEAISKIPLILCGLFVLFTAAVATSGDSTNCRATYSSAEASLALTPQQHRPQIRTRTRTWQEHEFSLLGYKFHLPFVGHAVDSDLDDSDCDEGLWLNAQDAGSDSVEVDEHEIPPSGLVDLSDNVFKLSCDRVGLRQVNRELLSPRSAHINYHQLMLVHVPADLSNPLQLAQNKSVREFTWRESDLRDESLTELFSRQPDCFEYMERLNLVENRLVCFHWILPQAMQRLEVLKVSGNRLANCSLMTLQHMKSLQELHLDRNELSIVPRFLGELRELRVLNLSQNWLTELPRDTFGGAVKLERLYLSGNRLSVLPFQLFQTAGDLQVLDLSDNRLLSFPDNFFVRNGQLRQLHLQRNQLKSIGKHSLYGLRELRQLDLSQNSLASIDRKAFESLDQLLALNVSGNNLTLLSSIIFQSLHALRQLDLSRNQFKQLPSGLFQRQRSLVLLRIDETPIEQFSNWISRYDESFVDPQVLHRLRYLSLQQNRHLTHLPATLFANTPSVRELLLAENGLLQLPTQISGLSRLQRLSVRGNRLASLPESIKELGQLHYLNILGNEYQCDCSMYWLSAWLASTNTSLRHLQPQAQAQATGNANPSQNPLEPYESIDDQIDALKCQYGYPGDMLRVLSNLNCSVPSVVQFSEPKMHKLLSTAKLECQISGSPVPDIIWVTPRNKILRHHADPDKRPIIIDSKEDAHQPPSAQELAALMDESYIQALNLTRQQSLVGQRVVLVENGSLLVHNISRIDSGLYTCYAFNVMGKASAGLRLYIDPIVFYRVKIGSILFGTALATAFLLLTLMVQGLRSCLSRWGIFDRFYCCANRTKKSPRPRQIYAMLDSIETYKSQQLERLRENYAQQVHRIRENCAQQVEWIQSSYTSQAKHIREFRDIGSNHLTTLKDQYYDQVKKVRDYSTGQLSWVRENYVFQRNKIRKFSAHQVLRLREGYKYQQQTLNKVLENLPSFYFENCRGGCEEDLAEDIDCYFKGQMDFADSKELHIQKIKARLSTNYSASKASIYYTPPDDDLLHISQLNLQTSPIHINYIDENLDQQKQLEHDFKMEPELLLYNAPLLYLNPEGASSSSQAAAMAAAVALSQAISLEDNNQEQEMQPLKRSCRNENELPELKDSNDVKNSKSCPAIYKISKQLDGSTLHELQKEGEAPYQMLRLNPVETTSVTAVRPAMQARTDNLNIILDECGKAADEVISETPPSGSSRESNSSDASCGDVCQVSSKLVNASPSSPQQKAAHACT from the exons ATGGAGGCAATATCGAAGATTCCCCTGATATTGTGTGGCCTGTTCGTCTTGTTCACCGCAGCAGTGGCCACCAGTGGCGACAGTACTAACTGCCGGGCCACCTACAGTAGCGCCGAGGCGTCTCTGGCCCTCACTCCGCAGCAGCATCGTCCGCAGATCAGGACCAGGACGAGGACCTGGCAGGAGCACGAGTTCTCGCTGCTGGGCTACAAGTTCCACCTGCCGTTCGTGGGGCATGCAGTTGATTCGGATCTAGATGATAGTGACTGTGATGAGGGTCTGTGGCTGAATGCGCAGGATGCCGGATCGGATAGCGTTGAGGTGGATGAACATGAAATTCCTCCGAGTGGTCTAGTGGATCTCTCGGACAATGTGTTCAAGCTCAGCTGCGACCGTGTGGGGCTAAGGCAAGTGAATCGGGAACTGCTCTCCCCGAGGAGTGCGCACATCAACTACCATCAATTAATGCTGGTCCATGTGCCTGCGGATCTCAGTAATCCGCTGCAGCTGGCGCAGAACAAGAGCGTCAGGGAATTCACTTGGCGCGAGAGTGACCTAAGGGATGAATCACTTACGGAGCTCTTTAGCCGCCAACCAGACTGCTTCGAGTACATGGAAAGGCTGAACCTGGTTGAAAATCGCCTGGTGTGCTTTCATTGGATCCTTCCTCAGGCGATGCAACGCCTGGAAGTACTGAAAGTAAGCGGAAATCGGTTGGCCAACTGTAGCCTAATGACCCTGCAGCACATGAAGAGCCTGCAGGAGCTGCACTTGGACAGAAATGAGCTGAGCATCGTACCGCGATTCCTGGGCGAACTCCGAGAATTGCGCGTGCTTAATCTTAGCCAGAATTGGCTGACTGAGCTTCCCCGGGATACGTTTGGCGGAGCCGTTAAGCTGGAGCGGCTTTATCTCTCCGGAAATCGGCTGAGCGTTCTGCCATTTCAGCTCTTCCAGACAGCAGGTGACCTCCAAGTCTTGGACCTCAGCGACAACCGCCTCCTCTCCTTCCCCGACAACTTTTTCGTCCGCAACGGTCAGCTCCGTCAGTTGCACTTGCAGCGCAATCAGCTCAAGTCCATCGGCAAGCACAGTCTGTATGGTCTGCGTGAACTGCGGCAGCTAGATCTTAGCCAGAATTCGCTGGCCAGCATCGATCGCAAGGCGTTTGAGTCCCTGGACCAGCTACTCGCCTTGAACGTGTCCGGCAACAACCTGACCCTGCTGTCATCCATCATCTTCCAGTCACTGCATGCCCTCAGGCAGCTGGATCTCAGTCGCAACCAGTTCAAGCAGCTTCCCAGCGGCCTGTTCCAGCGACAGCGCTCCCTGGTTCTGCTACGCATCGATGAGACGCCCATTGAGCAGTTCTCCAACTGGATATCGCGTTACGATGAGTCGTTTGTAGATCCGCAGGTGCTGCATCGCCTGCGTTACCTCTCGCTGCAGCAGAATCGCCATCTAACTCACTTGCCAGCTACTCTTTTCGCCAATACTCCGAGTGTAAGGGAGTTACTACTGGCGGAGAATGGATTGCTGCAGCTGCCCACACAGATCTCGGGACTGTCGCGGCTGCAGCGCCTCAGTGTCCGTGGCAATAGATTGGCGTCGCTGCCCGAAAGTATCAAGGAGCTCGGACAGCTGCACTACCTCAATATATTGGGCAACGAGTACCAGTGCGACTGCAGCATGTACTGGCTGTCGGCTTGGCTGGCTAGCACCAACACTAGCCTGCGTCATCTCCAGCCCCAGGCGCAGGCTCAGGCCACTGGCAATGCGAATCCCAGCCAGAACCCGCTGGAACCGTACGAAAGTATCGACGACCAAATCGATGCGCTGAAGTGCCAGTACGGCTATCCCGGCGACATGCTGCGCGTGCTGAGCAATCTCAACTGCTCGGTGCCATCGGTGGTGCAGTTTTCCGAGCCCAAAATGCACAAGCTCCTCTCCACCGCCAAGCTCGAGTGCCAGATCTCCGGCAGCCCAGTTCCGGACATCATCTGG GTTACTCCTCGCAACAAGATTTTGCGCCACCACGCCGATCCCGACAAGCGGCCAATCATCATCGATAGCAAGGAGGATGCCCACCAGCCACCAAGTGCGCAGGAGTTGGCTGCTCTGATGGACGAAAGCTACATCCAGGCGCTGAACCTGACACGACAGCAGAGTCTGGTGGGTCAGCGCGTGGTGCTGGTGGAGAACGGATCGCTGCTGGTGCACAATATATCCCGGATTGACAGTGGCCTGTACACCTGCTATGCGTTTAATGTCATGGGAAAGGCCTCGGCGGGATTAAG ACTGTACATCGACCCCATTGTCTTCTATCGAGTGAAAATCGGCAGTATACTATTTGGTACGGCCCTGGCCACCGCATTCCTTCTGCTGACACTGATGGTCCAAGGACTGAGGAGCTGCCTGTCCCGCTGGGGCATCTTCGATCGCTTTTATTGCTGCGCCAATCGGACCAAGAAGTCACCGCGTCCACGCCAAATATACGCCATGCTGGACAGCATCGAGACGTACAAGAGCCAGCAGTTGGAGCGACTGCGCGAGAACTACGCACAGCAAGTGCACCGCATTCGCGAAAACTGCGCCCAGCAGGTGGAGTGGATCCAAAGCAGCTACACCAGCCAGGCCAAGCACATCCGCGAGTTCCGCGACATAGGTTCGAATCATCTAACCACACTGAAGGATCAATACTACGATCAGGTGAAGAAGGTGCGCGACTATTCGACCGGTCAGTTGAGCTGGGTGCGGGAAAACTATGTCTTCCAGCGGAACAAAATCAGGAAGTTTAGTGCGCATCAGGTGCTGCGCTTGCGGGAGGGATACAAGTACCAACAGCAAACGCTTAACAAGGTGCTGGAGAACCTGCCCAGTTTCTACTTCGAGAACTGTCGCGGTGGCTGTGAGGAAGACCTAGCTGAGG ACATAGACTGCTATTTCAAGGGCCAAATGGACTTTGCCGACTCCAAGGAGCTgcacatacaaaaaataaaagcgcGCCTATCTACCAATTACTCAGCCAGCAAGGCGTCGATCTATTATACCCCACCCGATGATGACCTGCTGCATATTTCGCAACTTAATTTGCAAACATCACCCATTCACATCAACTACATTGATGAGAATCTTGACCAGCAAAAGCAGTTGGAGCACGACTTTAAAATGGAACCCGAGCTGCTGCTCTACAATGCCCCGCTGCTCTATTTGAATCCGGAAGGAGCAAGCAGCAGTAGTCAGGCGGCGGCTATGGCGGCAGCAGTGGCCTTGTCGCAGGCCATTAGCTTGGAGGACAATAACCAAGAGCAGGAGATGCAGCCCCTGAAGCGGTCCTGCAGAAACGAAAACGAGCTGCCCGAACTGAAGGACTCCAACGATGTGAAGAACTCGAAATCCTGTCCGGCCATTTACAAGATCTCCAAACAGCTGGACGGTAGCACTCTCCATGAGCTGCAGAAGGAAGGTGAAGCCCCCTACCAAATGCTTCGTCTAAATCCCGTGGAGACCACGTCGGTGACAGCGGTGAGACCTGCTATGCAGGCGAGGACGGATAACCTAAATATCATTCTGGATGAATGCGGCAAGGCAGCCGACGAAGTGATTAGTGAGACTCCTCCATCCGGGTCTAGTCGAGAGTCCAACAGCTCGGACGCCAGTTGCGGTGATGTCTGCCAGGTCAGCAGCAAGTTGGTCAACGCCTCACCATCATCTCCTCAACAGAAGGCAGCCCATGCTTGCACTTag